Within Desulfobacterales bacterium, the genomic segment AGCAACTGCAGTCCGGATATATTTTTATTTAAACATACCGGAGAAATAGACCCGCTTGCCGATGTCATCGGTCAGGAACGCGCCGTGCAGGCCATTGAATTCGGACTCAATATGGAAAGCCCGGGCTATAATATCTTCGTAACCGGGATTGAAGGCACCGGCAAAAATACGATTGTCAAGGATCTGGTTACAAAATTCGCCAGAAATCTTCCAACGCCTATGGATTGGTGCCTGGTGAATAACTTTAATGACGTGTATCGGCCGGTCCCCATTGCGGTTCCTTCGGGCAAGGCGACCCGATTTTGCCGGGCGGTTCAAAAGGTGGTCGATGATGTGACCGTGAGGTTGCCCAAAGAATTTGAAAGCAAGCCCTATACGGAAAAACTAAAGGAAATAACGGAGAGTTTTAACCGGGAAAAAGCAGCACTGACCATGCAATTGGATGAAGCTGCTACCGAGAAGAGAATCGTTATCACCAAGGGCCCGGCGGGATATCAACCGGTTCCCCTCTTTGAGGGGAAGCCTATGACCACAGAATTTTTTCAAACGCTTTCGGCCGAGAAAAAAGCGGAAATAGAAGCGGAATTGCAGGCGTTTAATGAAAAAATCGATTCGGCAATGACGGAAATTCGTAAAATCAGTTATGAGCAACAGAAACGAATCGACACCCTGGTGCAGGAGACAACGCTTTTTGTTCTAAGCGATCGGATGGCCTCGATTCGCAACCAGTATCGCGACAGCAAGGATATTTTGAATTACTTGGATGAAATGAAGAGTTACATATCGGAAAATATCGAAACGATTTTACCGGAGTCCTCGGACGATGTGGAAAGCCCGGATAGATCGACCCCTCCCATGGATGTGGAAATAGACCCGTTCAAGGTAAACGTGCTGGTGGATCATCGGTTCAGCAAAGGTGCGCCGGTAATTTATGAACCGAACCCGACCTATGCCAATTTGTTCGGCAGTATCGAGAAAAAAGCGATCATGGGCATGCTCACCACCGATTATACCATGGTGCAGGCCGGCTCTCTTCTACGGGCCAACGGCGGGTATCTGATTTTGGAGATTGAATCGGTGCTGCAGAACGGACCGGTTTGGGAGGCCTTAAAGCGCGCATTGCAAAATAAGTTACTTTATATTGAAGATGCGGCGGTTGGCATGGGGATAGGCACGGCATCCCTTCGGCCTGAACCGATCCCCTTGGAAGTGAAAGTCGTGTTACTCGGCAGCTACGAAATTTTTCAGATGCTGCAGGACAACGACAGCAAGTTTAATAAAATATTCAGGGTGCGCGCGGATTTCGACCATGAAACCCAATGCAGCGAAGCGACCATGCAGCAGTATGCCAAATTTGTGGCGCGTGTCTGCCGGGAAGAAAAATTAAAACCGGTATCGGCCGAAGGGGTGGCCGCGATTGTTGAATTCGGAAAGAAAGCCGTGGCCCATCGGGATAAACTCAGTTTGCGGTTCGGCCCCGTCGTCGGCATCATTAAAGAAGCCGATTATTGGGCGCGCAGGGATAACGCTCGCATTATATCCGAGCAGCACGTCGTAACGGCCTTTAATCAATACCGTTTTCGATACAACCTCTATGAAGAAAAAATCCAGGAGTCCTATACCGACAACTCGATCATGATCGATGTGGCCGGGGAAAAGGTGGGTCAGGTAAATGCCCTGGCGGTTTTTACCATTGGCGATATCTCTTTTGGCCGTCCTTCGCGTATTACCGCCGAGACCTTCATGGGCAAGCACGGGATCATCAATATCGAACGGGAAGCCGATCTCAGCGGCAGAACTCATGACAAAGGGGTGTTGATATTGTCCGGATATTTAGGCCGAACATTTGCCCAGCAATATCCGCTATGTTTATCCATCAGCATCGCTTTTGAGCAGAGTTACATCGGCATAGACGGAGACAGTGCCTCATCAACAGAGTTGTACGCAATTTTATCCAGCCTGTCCGGCATTCCCATTCGCCAGGGCGTTGCCGTCACCGGTTCGGTAAATCAGAAGGGGGAGATTCAGGCCATCGGCGGCGTGAATCAAAAGATCGAGGGGTTTTTTGATGTCTGCAAGGCAAAAGGGTTGACCGGAAAGCAGGGGGTTATCATTCCAAAAGCGAATGTAAAAAACCTCATGCTGAGAAAAGAAGTTGTTGAAGCAGCTGAAAAGGAAATGTTTCACGTTTACCCTGCGGCTACCATTGAGGAGGGAATTGAGATGTTAACCGGCATCGCGGCGGGAACCCCGAATGCAAAAGGAGTGTACCCTTCAGACAGCCTGTACGGATTGGTTCAGAAAAAGCTTTTTTCTTATCTGGAACAGTCCTTAAAATATCAAATGGTTATGGTTTGAGATCGACAGGAATGGGTTTTTTTGAGCGCATGCGATTGCCCTGGCGGATATGGTTTCTGATTGGAAATTCCGGAAAAACATGATTATAGTAGCTTATTATGAAACGAGGTGGTTTTCATAGCTGCTTTCTTTCCGGAATAAGCTGATAATAGATGAGGAAAAATCCGTGAAGATGCCGCCATCGCTTAATGCCTTTCTTAAAACCATGCTAATCTTATCGATTACGGGGGGGTGCTCAGGCAGCCCGGCGCGCGCCCCTGAGGATACTCCCTACGGCATTGCCGAATGCCCGGATCGCCCCAATTGTGTTTCAACGAAAGCTGCCGATGAAAGGCACAAGATCGAACCGTATCGCTTAAAAAGCGACTTTGCCGCGAATTGGCGCCGGGTTGAAGAACTGGTGGCTACTATTCCGAGAACGGTGATTGTTTTGGCGACGGACACCTATCTTCATGCAGAGTGCAGGAGCCGAATCTTTCGATTTGTGGATGACCTTGAATTATCTCTGAACCTTTCCGATGGCGTTATATCCATTCGCTCCGCTTCAAGAACCGGGTATTCGGACCTGGGCGTCAATCGCCGGCGGGTCGAGTCTCTAAGGCGGAAGCTGATATCAGAGGGAATTATAGAGAACCACGTCTGACCATCGTTATTTTTTATGAGATAAGTCTTTCGGTTTTCACCGAGCGATTTTCAGATGCGCTGGCACCCCTGGGTAAGCAACGGCTTACAGCTGTAAAAAAAGCCGACGCCGGGGAAATCCCGCAAAGCACCCACGTTGGAAATTAATACATTATTGTCAATGAGTTATCTCTTAATTGATGTTACCGGATGGTGGGTATGATACTTGCTTATCAATAGAAATCTATAGGGTGACTGCCAAATTATTCGGCGCATTCACTTTCAAAAGAGAGGACGCACATGGAAATGGATCAGCCGTTATTTCCCCATTTGCCGGACCGCATCGCGGGGCTCGAAGAGCTGGCGGAAAATTTATGGTGGAGTTGGAATCCCGGCGCGCGCATGCTTTTTAAATCACTGGATCGCCAGGCCTGGAAAGACAGTGGGTATAACCCGGATAAGATGCTGCGGGAGTTGCCGCCGGAGATTCTGGCATCGGCGGTTTCAGACAAGGCCTATCTTCAGCGCTACGATGAAATTATGGCGATTTTCAAGGACTACATGACGAAAAGAGCATGCGATTTGCTGGCCACCGTTCCGGAAAACCATACCTATGCCGTGGCCTATTTTTCAGCGGAATACGGGTTGCATCGCTCGCTGCCCTTTTATGCGGGGGGGCTCGGGTTTTTGGCTGGAGATTATATAAAGGAATGCAGTGACTTATGTGTTCCGCTGGTGGCCATGGGCTTCATGTATCCGGAAGGGTATCTGAGGCAACAAATCCGTGATGACGGATGGCAGGAAAATCTGAATGAGCCGATTGATCGGGATGCCGCGGCTATTTCAAGGGTAATGGATGAAAACGGGAAACAACTTGTTGTTGAGATTCCGATGACGGATCCGCCCATTTATGTTGCGGTATGGAAGGTCAGCGTGGGAAGAATTTCGCTTTACCTGATGGATACGGATGTCGCGGCGAATGACCCCTGGAACCGAAGCATCAGTGCCCGGCTTTACACCGGAGATTTGGAACAGCGGTTGCGCCAGGAAATCGTTTTGGGGATCGGCGGCGCGGTGGTTTTAAAAACCCTGGGAATCGAGCATTACCTGTTGCATCTGAACGAGGGGCATGCCGCCTTTGCGCTTCTGGAGAGAATCAGGGAACAGGTGGCGCGGGGTAAGAATTTTGCTGCGGCGCGTCAACGGGTGGTCGACTCCACCATCTTTACGACCCATACGCCTGTTCCCGCGGGACATGACGTATTTCCTTACCCGTTGATCGAGCGATATTTCCATCAATATTGGCCCGGGTTAGGTCTTGACCGGGAGGCTTTTTTTCAAATGGGTGTCCATCCGGAACAACCCACTGCCGGATTTAATATGACGGCGTTTTCCCTTCGGCTCTCCGGATGCAAGAATGCCGTGAGCAAGCGCCATGCCGAGGTGTCCAGGCGAATGTGGCAAAGTCTGTGGCCCGATGTGCCGGAAGATCACATACCGATCGACTATGTGACCAACGGCGTACATGTGCCTACCTGGATTGAACCGAAAATGAAGCTGTTGCTGGACAAGTATTTGGGTCCGCAATGGCTTGGTGCGCATGATGATGCCGAGACATGGGCGTCCCTGGACGATATTCCGGATGATGCGTTGTGGCGGACGCATTTTTGGCTCAAGGTGAAGCTGATCGATGCGATTCGGGACCGTGCCCGCCGGCGATGGTCTCACGGCGGCGCCAGTGCTTCCGTCATGCTGACCGGGGGTGCCTTTCTGGATCCTTCGGTGTTGACCTTCGGATTTGCCCGCAGGTTTGCCACTTACAAAAGAGCGCTTTTGATTTTCAAGGATCTGGAGCGGCTAAAAAAGCACCTGAAGGATAAATGGCGGCCCATTCAAATTATTTTCGCGGGAAAGGCGCATCCGGCCGATGACCCCGGCAAGCGGGTGTTGCAAAATCTGATCAATCTGGCGCGTGATCCGCAGTTGGGCGGTCGAATCGCCTTTGTTGAGGGTTACGGCGAGCAATTGGCCCAATACCTGGTGCATGGGGTGGATGTATGGTTGAACAACCCCTTGCCGCCGCTGGAGGCCAGCGGAACAAGCGGCATGAAGGCCGCGCTCAACGGTGTTCCGCAACTGAGTATCTTGGACGGTTGGTGGATGGAAGGGTTTGACGGGAAAAACGGATGGGCCTTTGCCGGCGAAGAAGGAGGAGCGGACCCGGATTCAGCCGATTCGGAAAAATTGTATGATATTATCGAGAAGGAAATTTTGCCGATGTACTATAAAGTTTCGGAGAACGGTGTTCCGCTTGACTGGGTCAAGGTGATGAAGGCGGCCATGAAAAGCAATGCCGCCAGGTTTTCCGCGCGCAGAATGGTAAAGGAATATATCAAGAAGTTCTATTCCAGGAGTATTGAAATAACGCTGAAGGGATAGTGTTGCGACAGCTTAATCTGCAGTCACAAGATTTATGCTTAGAAAAAGACGGGGAGAGCGATGGGGCAATACAATCTGAATCGTATGTTTAAACCGCGCCATGTTGCGGTAGTGGGGGCAAGCGAAAAAGCGGGAACCATCGGCAACGCGCTGATGAAAAATCTGATTGACGGCGGGTTTTCCGGAACGTTGCTGCCGGTGAATCCCCAACATGAAATCCTTCACGGGCATCAGTCCTTTAAATCGATTTCCGCGCTGGAAACGGAAGTGGATTTGGCGATTATCGCAACACCGATTCATGGCGTTGCAGAGATCGTGAGTGAATGCGTCGAAAAGAAGGTCGGGGGCGCCGTTATTATTTCGGCGGGGGGAAAGGAGGTTGGCAAGCAGGGCCGGAAGATCGAAGAAAAAATTCAGCGGATCGCCCATGACGGGGGGCTGCGAATCGTGGGGCCGAACTGCATGGGCATTATTCAGCCCGCGGGAAAGCTCAATGCCAGCTTTGCTTCCGAGATGCCCGTGGCCGGGAGTCTGGCTTTTGTATCCCAGAGCGGCGCCATTTGTTCGGCGATTCTGGATCTGGCGTTTAAGGAGCATATCGGCTTCAGCCATTTTGTCAGCATCGGTTCCATGCTGGATGTTGATTTCGGCGATATGATCGATTTTCTGGGGAATGATTCCTCGGCAAAAAGCATTCTGTTATATATCGAAAGTTTGACGAATTTCCGAAAATTCATGAGCGCGGCCCGTTCCGTTTCCCGGATCAAACCCATTATCGTTCTCAAGTCCGGCAGAAGTCCTGCTGGGGCCAAGGCCGCCGCTTCCCACACGGGCGCCATGGCCGGCGAGGATGCGGTATATGACGCTGCCTTCAAACGGGCCGGCATCGTGCGCGTGGACACCATCGAAGAACTCTTCGACTGCGCGGAGTTGATGGCGAAGCAACCGCGGCCGCGCGGCCCCCGGCTGGCGATTCTCACCAATGGCGGAGGTCCGGGCGTGATGGCGACCGACACGCTTGCCCGGTATGGACAAGAGCCCGCCCCGCTTGACGCTGAAACCTTTCAGGCGCTTGATTCCTTTCTGCCGACCTTTTGGAGCAAGGGAAACCCCATAGACATTCTCGGCGATGCTTCGGCG encodes:
- a CDS encoding ATP-binding protein, which encodes MPEMNRLAVCDLRSNCSPDIFLFKHTGEIDPLADVIGQERAVQAIEFGLNMESPGYNIFVTGIEGTGKNTIVKDLVTKFARNLPTPMDWCLVNNFNDVYRPVPIAVPSGKATRFCRAVQKVVDDVTVRLPKEFESKPYTEKLKEITESFNREKAALTMQLDEAATEKRIVITKGPAGYQPVPLFEGKPMTTEFFQTLSAEKKAEIEAELQAFNEKIDSAMTEIRKISYEQQKRIDTLVQETTLFVLSDRMASIRNQYRDSKDILNYLDEMKSYISENIETILPESSDDVESPDRSTPPMDVEIDPFKVNVLVDHRFSKGAPVIYEPNPTYANLFGSIEKKAIMGMLTTDYTMVQAGSLLRANGGYLILEIESVLQNGPVWEALKRALQNKLLYIEDAAVGMGIGTASLRPEPIPLEVKVVLLGSYEIFQMLQDNDSKFNKIFRVRADFDHETQCSEATMQQYAKFVARVCREEKLKPVSAEGVAAIVEFGKKAVAHRDKLSLRFGPVVGIIKEADYWARRDNARIISEQHVVTAFNQYRFRYNLYEEKIQESYTDNSIMIDVAGEKVGQVNALAVFTIGDISFGRPSRITAETFMGKHGIINIEREADLSGRTHDKGVLILSGYLGRTFAQQYPLCLSISIAFEQSYIGIDGDSASSTELYAILSSLSGIPIRQGVAVTGSVNQKGEIQAIGGVNQKIEGFFDVCKAKGLTGKQGVIIPKANVKNLMLRKEVVEAAEKEMFHVYPAATIEEGIEMLTGIAAGTPNAKGVYPSDSLYGLVQKKLFSYLEQSLKYQMVMV
- a CDS encoding DUF1499 domain-containing protein — encoded protein: MPPSLNAFLKTMLILSITGGCSGSPARAPEDTPYGIAECPDRPNCVSTKAADERHKIEPYRLKSDFAANWRRVEELVATIPRTVIVLATDTYLHAECRSRIFRFVDDLELSLNLSDGVISIRSASRTGYSDLGVNRRRVESLRRKLISEGIIENHV
- the glgP gene encoding alpha-glucan family phosphorylase, which translates into the protein MEMDQPLFPHLPDRIAGLEELAENLWWSWNPGARMLFKSLDRQAWKDSGYNPDKMLRELPPEILASAVSDKAYLQRYDEIMAIFKDYMTKRACDLLATVPENHTYAVAYFSAEYGLHRSLPFYAGGLGFLAGDYIKECSDLCVPLVAMGFMYPEGYLRQQIRDDGWQENLNEPIDRDAAAISRVMDENGKQLVVEIPMTDPPIYVAVWKVSVGRISLYLMDTDVAANDPWNRSISARLYTGDLEQRLRQEIVLGIGGAVVLKTLGIEHYLLHLNEGHAAFALLERIREQVARGKNFAAARQRVVDSTIFTTHTPVPAGHDVFPYPLIERYFHQYWPGLGLDREAFFQMGVHPEQPTAGFNMTAFSLRLSGCKNAVSKRHAEVSRRMWQSLWPDVPEDHIPIDYVTNGVHVPTWIEPKMKLLLDKYLGPQWLGAHDDAETWASLDDIPDDALWRTHFWLKVKLIDAIRDRARRRWSHGGASASVMLTGGAFLDPSVLTFGFARRFATYKRALLIFKDLERLKKHLKDKWRPIQIIFAGKAHPADDPGKRVLQNLINLARDPQLGGRIAFVEGYGEQLAQYLVHGVDVWLNNPLPPLEASGTSGMKAALNGVPQLSILDGWWMEGFDGKNGWAFAGEEGGADPDSADSEKLYDIIEKEILPMYYKVSENGVPLDWVKVMKAAMKSNAARFSARRMVKEYIKKFYSRSIEITLKG